The genomic DNA TTCCTGTAGATGAGCGGCTGATCCGGCAGTTTCTTCGCGGCGAGGCCGAGGGGCCGTTCACGAATAGACAGTCCGGCCAGGGGCTCGCGACCGCGCTCTTTGGTTCAGATAGCGCGAAAATGCGTGTTCAATAAGTCCCGACACCGGCCCGTACCTTCGAGGCAAGCATGGCGAGAAAGAAAACTATTAACAGCGTGCTGGCGGGCTCGTTTCTCGTGGGAGCGGTCGTCCTCGCGGTCTTCATCAGCTTCATGCTCTCCGACGCCGAGTTCACACGTACCTCCGAGTATGAGTTCAGATTCCCGCTCAAACAGGGAGCGCCCGGCATTGAGCCGGGCTCCTTCGTCATGGTCGGTGGTCAGAAAGTCGGCAGAGTGACGGATGTCGAGTTTCTCGAGGATCAGCCAGGATCAGGCGTGCCGACTGGAGTCAGGGTCTTCGCGCGGATCCGCGCCAGCATCGTGATCTACGAGAACGCGCTGGTCTATATCGAGCGTCCGATCCTTGGTGCACTCTCCAGCATCAATATCGCCAGCGTCGGCAGTCCCGATGTTGTGCCGATCCAAGGGGGTACGCCCAGATTGGAGCCCGGAGAGTGGATCACCGGCAAGACTGCCTCAGCGCTGATGGCCCAGGCAGGGCTTCCACCCGAGGGCTTCGCAGGCCTCTTCGCAAAGTTCGAGGAGTTGACCGACAAGACAACGGCGATCGTGGACGACATCCGCCCCAGCATCAAGCCCAATGTCGAGAAGCTCAACGAGACCATCGAGAACGTGCGTGAGATGACGGCGAGCACGCGAGAGCGACTGCCGGTCTGGCGGGGGCAGATGGACACCATCTTTGCGAACAGCGAAGCCGCCAGCGAGAGGTTCCCCGAGCTCATGGACAAGGCGGATCTCGTCATCGGAGATGTCCAGGCATCCGCGAAGACCGTCAATGACCTCATCGAAGCAAACGCACCGAAGATCAGCGGCATCATCGACGATGTCGCGGAGACAACCAGGCACGTTCGAGAACAATCGCTGGCGGATCTTGATGCCACGTTCTCAAAGGCGAAGGCCTCCATCGATTCTTTCGGAGAGGCAGTGCGGCATCTCGACACGCTCGCACGCCAGGAGACGCCGAACATTCGTCGTATGTTCGCGAACGGTCGCCTCGCGTCGGATCAGCTCAAGCTCTTGACGACTGAGTTGCGTGCACAGCCCTGGCGCGCTCTCATTCGTCCCTCTACGAAGGAGCTTGAGCAGCAGCTGGTGTACGACGCCGCTCGGGCATATGCGGACGCAGTAAGCGATCTGCGTGCCGCGAGCGAGACGCTGGAGATCATGAGCGTGTCTCCCTCCGGGCAACCGCAGGATCCCGCCAGAAAGGAGCTGCTTGAGACTCTTCTCAGCGAGCTGAAATCGGCGTTCGAGGAATACAAGCGGGCAGAATCCCAATTGCTTGAGCAGATGATCACGAATCGTCCGTGATCGCTGGGAGCATCATCTTTCCGCGAGATCTGTCGTGATGCATTCTGCGTACAGCGTGGCTATCGGCACGGTCGTTTTATGTGCAGGAGCCGCATCCGCGCTGCAGAGGACCGATGGACCGGATCCCGATACGTTCTCTGAGTGGAAGACCCGCTTGCTCAGGGCGGCAGAGGATGCGGAGCGGCGTGTTGCCGGCTTACTCGACAGAGTAATTGGTGAGGCCGATGGCAAGCCCGCACGTCCGAATGGCTTGCATCTTGTGCCGCCTGGGGGCGCAGAGGTCTCGATCACTGGTGCACCTTCGCAATCTGGCTTGATCGTGTCCCGGCGCGCCGTGCTGCTTATCCACGGCCTCGATGAGCCCGGATCGATCTGGGATCAATTGATCCCGGAGCTGCATGCTGCTGGTCACACGGTGGTTCGATTCGATTACCCGAACGACCAGGCAGCAGCCGATTCCGCATCACTTCTCGCCCGGGCGATGTCAGATCTCCGCGACGCGGGGTGCGATCGCGTAGACCTTGTCTGCCACTCCATGGGTGGGTTGCTTGCGTATGACCTCCTGACGCGAGACGAGTTCGAGCCGTCCCGGAAGACGTGGCCTCGTGTCGATCGTTTCATCGCGCTCGGCACACCGTTCGGGGGAAGCCCGTTTGCTCGTCTCCGCGCTATCGCAGAGGTGCGCGACAGGATCGAGAGGTGGCTGGATTCAGATAGAAAGGACCGCAACGCGCTGCTCGACTGGAAGAGCGACGGGAATGGCGAGGCCGGCGCGGATCTCATGCCCGGCTCTGCGTATCTCAACGGCCTCGCCGAACGAGCCCCGCCGGATGACATTCAGACCACGGTGATCATCGCTCGTATCGCAGACGTTTCCCCGCCGGATCTCACGGGACTCACGGATTCCTGGCTCTTCAGGAGCTCTATCGGGGATGCAGAGATCGAGTCAATCACTCGCGCGATACGCGGCGTTGCCCTTGAGGTCGGGGACGGGGTGGTCTCTGAGTCCTCAGCGAGAGCCATCCCCTTCGAGGACACTGTGGTCGTTTCATCAAATCATCGCGAAATGCTCGCGACTGTCCGGTCCGCGGAGGCGGTCCGCAGGGCCGTGAAGTCTCCCGCCATAGGGCGGACTCCGCCGGCGCTGCCTGTTGTGCTCGATCGTCTCTCGAAGCCGATCGACTCCGAATCACGACCCTCAGAAGGTCGCTAGCTCGATTCATCTCGATCGTGTCGTCAGACGCAGTGTGAGCTCGACGAAGCGAGGTTCATGTCGCAGTGACGACAGGTCTGGATCCGCGCACAGCCAAGCGACATCATTCCAGCCGGAGACCACAGCCGACTCGAGGGAGGCCAAGCCGCGATCGGTCCTGCCGGCGAGCGTCTCATAGCACGCGATGTTGTACCACCTTACCGCTTCGGACATTCTCCTGGGCTTGCTCGCTCGAAGCAGTTCAGATGCGAACTCGAAGGAGTGCGTGGCCTCGTCTTGCAGCCCGAGAGCCCGCTCATACCAGCCGCGGTGGTACCACGCCTCGTGGTCAACCGGCTTCTTGATGGTGTCATTCACGACAAGTTCAAAGCGTCGGCTCGCGACTCTTTGGGCACGCTCATGGTCGCCGGCCGCGATCAAGAGGGCGATACACCAGTAGCCTGCCACCGGGTCGTCCTGCACGCCTCTCGCCCATTCGCGGGCGAGGCGCAGGGCCTCATCCCCTGAACCGGACGAGAGCAGCCCCCTGATCCGAACCTCCATGTTCTCAAAGCCGCCGACTCTCTCAGCGATAGCACGAGAGAGCTCTTGCTGCCCCTCTCTCTCCTTGCGGGCGTCGATCTCTGAAGCGGGCGGTCGGTAGGCGACAAGCGTCCAAATGGCGACAGACAACCCTGCCGTGATGGCGAGCATCAGCATGCCATGTGTGCCTGGTCTTGTGGGTTCCAGAGCCGGTACTCCTGACGCGTATGCTGCTCGCGAGTGTCAGCGTATACGCAGAAATGTCGCCGGTGGACGCGATTCTCGCGTGAGAAGGCGTTTCGCACCAATGTACATGGCTCCGATCACCCCGGCATACGCTTGATCGCATGTCCGGAAACCCCCAGAACGCACACTCAAAGACCTCTGCCTCGTTCGCGGCACCTAAAGGCACGCGCGATTTGTACCCGTTGGACGCCGCCAAACGGCGGTTCATCATGGAGGCGTGGCGGTCGGCCTCGATCCGATTCGGGTTCGATGAGATCGACGGCCCGACCTTTGAGCATCTCGATCTATACACAGTCAAATCGGGCGAGGGGATCGTTTCCGAGCTCTTCTCCTTCAGGAGAGCGGGTGGCGACGACGACTACGCGCTGCGGCCTGAGTTCACGCCGACGCTAGCAAGGATGTATGCAGCGCAAGCGCGTCAGCTCCCGCGCCCGACCAAGTGGTTTATGGCAGGGCCGTTTTTCCGAGCTGAACGCCCGCAGCGGGGGCGTCTCCGCGAGTTCCTCCAATGGAACGCGGATTACCTCGGGCTCGATGTTCCGGATGATGCGACAGAGCAGGCCAAGGACGAAGCTCGGGCGCGGGCGGACGCCGAGGTCATCTCGTGCTGCGTCGGATTCCTGCGCGAGCTCGGCTTGGGGCCGTCACAGATACGGGTCAAAGTGAACCACAGGAGTGCGCTGTCGCAGTGGCTTGTCAGCCGCGACGTCGTCGAGTCGCGTCACGCCGAGCTGTTCGGCCTGCTCGACGCGAAGGGGAAGATGCGCCCCGAGGAGTTCGCCCAGAAGCTGGCGGCATTCGGGTTCTCCCCGCAGCAGTCGGAGGTCTTTCAGAAGGGGCTGATCCGAGTCACGATCGATAATCGTGCCGCGACGGGAGAGGACGAGGTGCTCGATCTGACGTTTTTCTCCGAGGCGGTCGCGCCGCTCGTCAGAGCACTCACCGCTGCGGGTGTGCTGGACTGGATCGATTTCGATCTTTCGATTGTCAGAGGACTTGCGTACTACACCGGCATGGTCTTCGAGGTCCACGAGGCCGGAGGCAAGGAGCGTGCGATCGCCGGCGGAGGGCGCTACGACGGCCTTGTCTCGCTCTTTGGAGGCCCGTCCACGCCTGCGGTGGGCTTTGGCATGGGTGACGTGGTCCTCTCGCTTGTCCTGGAAGATTGCGGGCTTATGCCAGCCGGCACCGCCCTCTTGCAGAGGTCGGGTCTCTGTCCGGATGCGTTCGTCATTTCGAACGGGGCCCCTGAGACTCTCGGTCTTGTGACGTCGGTTGTCGCTCGTCTCCGAGAGCAGGGGCTGCACGCGCGCCACTCCTATCGCTCAACCACCAACATCGGGAAACTCATGAAGGACGCGGTCGCATGCGGCAGCCGATTCGTTGTCATACTGGAGTCCGCGGCTGTCGCGACCGTCAAGAACCTCGCGGATGGAAGTCAGTTGCAAGACGTGCCAGTAGACACGCTTGCACACGTTCTTGATGATGCGAGCGCGTAAATATCTGTAAATAATGGTCTTACAGACTGGTGCTCAGTTTTTGCCTTGATGGCCAAACATGGCCACGCCTGACATTGTGTAGCGAAATCCATCGGCAGGCACTACACTGAGTGTGTCCCTCGGCGATCCTGTTAGTGTTTCGTCAGGAATGATCTGCGAAGAGGTGTGGGCCGTGATATGAGCGATGCAGACGACCGACCTCCAAGTGCCCGCGCGGGCTCGGTGAGCGTCGATCTCTTGGCATCGGGTGCCGAGGATCTGCGGATCGCTGAGGATTTTCGTCCAGTTCTTGCGCGGGCCATTGAAGTCCTGAGCAGAGAGTATTTTGTGCGGGGCGAGATACGGATCCGGCTCGTACGCGATGAAGAGATGTCGATGCTGCACGAGCGGCACACAGGCATCGCCGGGACGACCGATGTCTTGACGTTCGACCTGCGAGACACCCCGCTTGACCAAACGTCTCCACTCGACGCGGACCTGGTTCTGTGCATCGATGAGGCGGCCAGACAGGCACAACTCCGATCGATCCATATCGTCCACGAACTCGTGCTGTACGCGGTGCACGGGATTCTCCACATGCTTGGCCATGACGATCATGACAATGATGCGTACGTGGCGATGCACGAGGTTGAGGATCGCGTGCTTGCCGCCGCGGGCATCGGGCCGGTCTTCTCTGCTCCGCTGGCCAAGGAGCAGGAGCCATGACTTCTGTCGCTTGGTTATGGATCGCTCTGCTCGCCACCGCGGTCGGCGGCGTGCTATCGACCATGTACCTCTGTCTCAGGGATACCTCTCGTGTCAGACTTGAAGAGCTTGCCGAAGCGCAGCGGTCTCGCGCGATCCTGCTTCGGATTAAGCACATCCTGAGCGATCTCGGTGGGCACGCGAACTCGATTCTCTTCCCGCGGATCCTCTCGAACCTGGTCGTAGCGGTCGCAACAGTGCTCTGGCTTCTTACCCGAGGCACGGGAGAGTCGGCTTTGACCGGCTCCGCAAGTGCCGTACTGATTCCTGCGGCTGGTGTGCTTCTCTCTACGTTGGCCATCCTTATTTTCGGTGCAGTCATCCCCCAGAGCATCGCGAATCACGTGCCCGAACAGACCGTGCTCGGGCTCTCACGCCCCATCCGCGTGATCTACACGGTGATGTGGCCGGTTCGGCGTGTAGCGTCCTTTATCGACGAGGTCGTCCGCCGCCTGAGCGGGCGCACGACCGAGGACATTGCAGAGGCGGCTCAGGATGAGTTGCTCTCTGTCGTCGATGAAGTTCGCCGTGAGGGTCAGATTGATGAGTCCGCCCGTGACATGATCGAGGCGGTCGTCGAGTTCCGATCAACGACTGTTGAACAGATCATGACGCCTCGCACAGAGATTGAAGCCATCTCGCTGTCTACCAATCTCGGCGACCTGATCCGAACTGTGAGAGAGATCGGGCACAGCCGTATACCGGTCTTCGAGGACGACCTCGACCACATCATCGGCATCTTTTACGTGAAGGACCTGATGCGATGGCTTGCGGGAGACCATCCGCCTCACCACGCCTTCTCTTTCAGGGAGATTCTGCGTCCGGCGATCTTCGTGCCCGAGACGAAGACGGTGCATGAGCTTCTGAGAGAACTGCTTGCGAAGAAGGTCCATATCGCGATCGTCGCCGACGAGTTCGGAGGCACTGCGGGGCTTGTGACGATCGAAGACATCGTCGAAGAGGTCTTCGGAGAGATCCAGGACGAGTATGAGGTCGGTGCAGAAGGACCCGAGCTGCCAGCGATTGATCCGGATACCAGGACGGCCGACATCGACGCCCGTACCTACATCGACGACGCCAACGATTCGCTCGCGCCCATCGGCGTCGAGTTCCCGGAATCCGAGGACTATGACACGGTCGGGGGCTTCGTAACGGTGGGGCTCGGACGGATTCCCGAGAAGGGTGAGCGTTTCTCGCTGGCGGGCATCGAGATCGAGATCGCAGACGCGGAGCCGACTCGTGTCGCTCGCATTCGCGTGCGATCTGAGAGGCATGAGACCGCTGACGGGGATGATCAAGAGCCGGTTTCTGAGCCCTCCGAAACCGCAGAGTCCACGAAAGAATGAGTGGCGATGGTCCGTTCGCGTGAGGCAGGTATCACGCGGGGCGAGTTCCTAGACTCTGCTCCTCCTTGACCCGGCAGCGAGGCGGGCAGCACCAGCCGGTACGGGCACGGTGAGCATCGGGCACATCCGCGAGGTCTTGATATGCGTGTGATCGTGACTGGACAGATCGGCGTCGACAAGAAGCCATACCTCGAGCAGGTCCGTGCCTTCGCCGGCCAGCAGGGCGAGCCGATCGCCAACTTCCACGTTGGCGACATGATGTACCGCGAGGCTCCGGATGTCCCGGCCGGCAAGATCCTCGATCTGCCCTGGTCCCGTTTGAACTCGCTCAGGCGCGCCGCGTTCAAGGACATCATCGCGGCGAGCCGCGATCTGCCGAATCTGGTAGTCAATACGCACGCGACCTTCAGGTGGAGGCACGGGCTCTTCAGTGCGTTCGACTTCGATCAGATCCGACTCATGAACCCCGACGTGTTCATCTGCCTGGTGGACAACATCGAGGTCGTCCACCATCGCCTGCACGCCGACCACGTGATCGACGCAACGCTGAAGGACTGCATGGTGTGGCGTGAGGAAGAGATCCTCGCGACCGAACTCATGAGCCAGGCGATCCCAGGGTCTCGCTTCTACATCCTGAGCCGAGGCAGGCACGAACCGACCACAAGAACCGCCTTTCGGCTGGTCTGCCGCCCTTCCATGAAGAAGGTCTACCCCTCATTCCCCATGAGCCATGTCGTTGACATGCCCGAAGTGCTCGCAGAGATCGACGCATTCCGCGCTGAACTGGCCAAGCACTTCATCACGTTTGATCCCGGCGATGTGGACGAGAAGCTCCTCCTTGATCGGGCGATCGCCGCCGCTCGCAGCGGCCAGGAATTCCTCGACGTCGAACCCCACTCCTTCGGCGGCAGCAAGGGGTCGCGCGAACCGATCCGTGTCAGCGTGAGGGAGGTTCTGGACATCGCCGGCGACATCGATGGCCAGATCTACATGCGAGACTTCAAGCTGATCGACCAGTCAGACATGATCGTGAGCTACGTGCCGGAACTGCCCGGAGCCGGAGGCAAGGACATCCCCGGACTTTCTTCTGGCGTTGAGCGTGAGCTTCAGCACGCGTTCGAGCACGGCAAAGAGGTCTATGTGGTGTGGAAGCCGAAAAAGAACCCATCGCCCTTCATCACAGAGACCTCCACCAAGATCTTTCCGTCAGTTCCTGAAGCCCTAGCGTACTTCGAGTCTCAAGGTCTCTTCGG from Phycisphaeraceae bacterium includes the following:
- a CDS encoding ATP phosphoribosyltransferase regulatory subunit — translated: MSGNPQNAHSKTSASFAAPKGTRDLYPLDAAKRRFIMEAWRSASIRFGFDEIDGPTFEHLDLYTVKSGEGIVSELFSFRRAGGDDDYALRPEFTPTLARMYAAQARQLPRPTKWFMAGPFFRAERPQRGRLREFLQWNADYLGLDVPDDATEQAKDEARARADAEVISCCVGFLRELGLGPSQIRVKVNHRSALSQWLVSRDVVESRHAELFGLLDAKGKMRPEEFAQKLAAFGFSPQQSEVFQKGLIRVTIDNRAATGEDEVLDLTFFSEAVAPLVRALTAAGVLDWIDFDLSIVRGLAYYTGMVFEVHEAGGKERAIAGGGRYDGLVSLFGGPSTPAVGFGMGDVVLSLVLEDCGLMPAGTALLQRSGLCPDAFVISNGAPETLGLVTSVVARLREQGLHARHSYRSTTNIGKLMKDAVACGSRFVVILESAAVATVKNLADGSQLQDVPVDTLAHVLDDASA
- the ybeY gene encoding rRNA maturation RNase YbeY, which codes for MSDADDRPPSARAGSVSVDLLASGAEDLRIAEDFRPVLARAIEVLSREYFVRGEIRIRLVRDEEMSMLHERHTGIAGTTDVLTFDLRDTPLDQTSPLDADLVLCIDEAARQAQLRSIHIVHELVLYAVHGILHMLGHDDHDNDAYVAMHEVEDRVLAAAGIGPVFSAPLAKEQEP
- a CDS encoding HlyC/CorC family transporter; amino-acid sequence: MTSVAWLWIALLATAVGGVLSTMYLCLRDTSRVRLEELAEAQRSRAILLRIKHILSDLGGHANSILFPRILSNLVVAVATVLWLLTRGTGESALTGSASAVLIPAAGVLLSTLAILIFGAVIPQSIANHVPEQTVLGLSRPIRVIYTVMWPVRRVASFIDEVVRRLSGRTTEDIAEAAQDELLSVVDEVRREGQIDESARDMIEAVVEFRSTTVEQIMTPRTEIEAISLSTNLGDLIRTVREIGHSRIPVFEDDLDHIIGIFYVKDLMRWLAGDHPPHHAFSFREILRPAIFVPETKTVHELLRELLAKKVHIAIVADEFGGTAGLVTIEDIVEEVFGEIQDEYEVGAEGPELPAIDPDTRTADIDARTYIDDANDSLAPIGVEFPESEDYDTVGGFVTVGLGRIPEKGERFSLAGIEIEIADAEPTRVARIRVRSERHETADGDDQEPVSEPSETAESTKE
- a CDS encoding alpha/beta hydrolase; amino-acid sequence: MSRRAVLLIHGLDEPGSIWDQLIPELHAAGHTVVRFDYPNDQAAADSASLLARAMSDLRDAGCDRVDLVCHSMGGLLAYDLLTRDEFEPSRKTWPRVDRFIALGTPFGGSPFARLRAIAEVRDRIERWLDSDRKDRNALLDWKSDGNGEAGADLMPGSAYLNGLAERAPPDDIQTTVIIARIADVSPPDLTGLTDSWLFRSSIGDAEIESITRAIRGVALEVGDGVVSESSARAIPFEDTVVVSSNHREMLATVRSAEAVRRAVKSPAIGRTPPALPVVLDRLSKPIDSESRPSEGR
- a CDS encoding AAA family ATPase, producing the protein MRVIVTGQIGVDKKPYLEQVRAFAGQQGEPIANFHVGDMMYREAPDVPAGKILDLPWSRLNSLRRAAFKDIIAASRDLPNLVVNTHATFRWRHGLFSAFDFDQIRLMNPDVFICLVDNIEVVHHRLHADHVIDATLKDCMVWREEEILATELMSQAIPGSRFYILSRGRHEPTTRTAFRLVCRPSMKKVYPSFPMSHVVDMPEVLAEIDAFRAELAKHFITFDPGDVDEKLLLDRAIAAARSGQEFLDVEPHSFGGSKGSREPIRVSVREVLDIAGDIDGQIYMRDFKLIDQSDMIVSYVPELPGAGGKDIPGLSSGVERELQHAFEHGKEVYVVWKPKKNPSPFITETSTKIFPSVPEALAYFESQGLFGEKNLFGH